The Shewanella halotolerans region AGCGCCCTGCCCTAATCAATCGATAAAACTCAGCTAATGTAGTGAAAAGCATTGCCAAAAAACTGACAGGCAGCGCCAAATATTAGTGGTTTTGTTACACAAAGTTTAAGGGTAATATTGGGCAAAACGGGCAAAAAGTTAATCATTATGTTTGGAAAGAAAAATAACAAAGCAGGTCTCACTTTTATTGCGCAAGGGACTAAATTATCAGGGGAAACTCATTTTGCCGGCGAAGCCCTCATTGGCGGCGAACTGCATGGCAAAATCAGCGCGACCGGTAAGCTGACGATCGAAGTCGATGGCTATATCGAAGGCGAGCTGCAGTGTAAGGAGATTAAGGTCTCTGGTGCGTTTAAGGGCAAGATGAAGTGTGAAAAACTAAACATCACCAGCACAGGTAGCGTCGAGGGTGAGATCGCCTGTAACTCGATGGAGATCTTCGAAGGGGGTCAGTTTATCGGGATGCGCGTACGCGAAGAGGTCGCCCTGCTCGCCAGCGAACCAGACGTCCAAGCGATTAACCCTGAAACCAAATCTGATGCCGAACCTGAGGCAGAGTCTCAGTTAGACAATTACTTTAAAGAACTCACTAAATCTGCCTAATCTAGGTAAGCTTGGCGAGAGCCCTATCAGGCTAATTTAAGTGGACAGCTTTAACAAATAAGGCCACACAATCCTGTGGCCTTATTTATATCCATCCCTCGCCCCCATAACAATGAGTCTATGGTCAGCAGTAACTGTTAATAGGCTAGTACGACCTGCTATTGACTAAGGTTGCTTCT contains the following coding sequences:
- a CDS encoding bactofilin family protein, with the translated sequence MFGKKNNKAGLTFIAQGTKLSGETHFAGEALIGGELHGKISATGKLTIEVDGYIEGELQCKEIKVSGAFKGKMKCEKLNITSTGSVEGEIACNSMEIFEGGQFIGMRVREEVALLASEPDVQAINPETKSDAEPEAESQLDNYFKELTKSA